From the Oleiharenicola lentus genome, one window contains:
- a CDS encoding insulinase family protein, with protein MLKRFFAPVLLLVLVLLPVLRAAAPADIPPRPQAPNDEAAYRTFTLDSGLKVILLSDPKLNKSSASLAVGVGSYSDPANRQGLAHFLEHMLFLGTEKYPDEADYGNYLRANGGYNNAYTAGDHTNYMFEIRHEAFEGALDRLAQFFIAPLFTPEFTDREMNAVNSENQKNLENDLWREYQLRNSLYRAGHPANHFSTGSRDTLGGTTREELLAFYRAHYSANTMTLALAGKAGLDQLEAWARTHFSPIENRKLTPIAYPADYLPPKAALRLVRMEPVKDLRQLTLEFPLPGTRKFWAGKSDVLVGFILGHEGEGSLLSALKAEGLATALGAGVEAGANEFSSFNVSVSLTPAGLEKYPRVLELVFAAFQRLRAAGYPSHLFQERATLARLDETFRDKGEGADRAVQLANLIRDYPLEVADRVPWLWLKEDPATYRLILSHLRPDNLLAVLTAKGVATDKTEPYYGTKYSYTEDTGPAYQALLNPPDVAAIQLPKPNPFIPASAAVLPTQPVQLIDEPALSLYYAQDTEFLRPMAAEVYRFRLPRSLASLETSVLLRFYEACIRESLNETAYTAREAGLNFAFNAALEGVELAVDGYDASAPRLLDAIAANLVDFSLPDERFAALKDRLLRELANFPRGDAYLILTETRRAAIREFHFRPDEQLPVAEKITLADVRAFAKKLYARGKLEALVHGNVTADAAIAHARQLAAALKSQPVANADLLRRRLLTQSAGESVRTNEKLLVNNSAFRREYLLGDDSPEIRAATLVLGNFMGEPFYSELRTRQQLGYIVGANAGGEENTNFAYFIVQSGEYSADELEKRADDFIVKLPLMLEGLPDEAWTTIIGGVRSQLEEKDKAIADRAKRLFDLAYNRAGDWNRQAETIAALEGLTKERAGRILEDALGLSTRQMRTFLGFARQHESKEAQKPTFTDRPAWKKTRKFE; from the coding sequence ATGCTAAAACGATTCTTCGCCCCCGTTCTTTTGCTGGTGCTCGTGCTTCTTCCGGTTCTGCGCGCTGCGGCGCCCGCCGATATCCCGCCCCGCCCGCAGGCGCCCAACGACGAGGCCGCCTACCGCACCTTCACGCTCGATAGCGGGCTCAAGGTCATCCTGCTTTCCGATCCGAAGCTCAACAAGTCCTCCGCGTCGCTCGCCGTCGGCGTGGGCTCCTACAGCGACCCCGCGAACCGCCAGGGTCTCGCGCACTTCCTCGAGCACATGCTCTTCCTCGGCACGGAGAAATACCCCGACGAGGCCGACTACGGCAATTACCTCCGCGCCAACGGCGGCTACAACAACGCCTACACCGCCGGCGACCACACCAACTACATGTTCGAGATCCGTCACGAGGCCTTCGAGGGTGCGCTCGACCGCCTCGCACAGTTCTTCATCGCCCCGCTCTTCACGCCGGAGTTCACCGACCGCGAGATGAACGCCGTGAACTCCGAGAACCAGAAAAACCTCGAGAACGACCTCTGGCGCGAATACCAGCTGCGCAACTCCCTCTACCGCGCCGGCCACCCGGCCAACCATTTTAGCACGGGCAGCCGCGACACGCTCGGCGGCACGACGCGCGAGGAGCTCCTCGCCTTCTACCGCGCGCACTACAGCGCCAACACCATGACGCTCGCCCTCGCGGGCAAGGCCGGCCTCGACCAGCTCGAGGCGTGGGCGCGCACCCATTTCTCCCCGATCGAGAACCGGAAACTCACCCCCATCGCCTACCCTGCCGACTACCTGCCGCCCAAGGCCGCGCTGCGGCTCGTGCGCATGGAGCCCGTCAAGGACCTGCGCCAGCTCACGCTTGAATTCCCGCTGCCCGGCACGAGGAAATTCTGGGCCGGCAAGTCCGACGTGCTCGTCGGCTTCATCCTCGGGCACGAGGGTGAGGGCAGCCTGCTCTCCGCGCTCAAGGCCGAGGGGCTGGCGACCGCGCTTGGCGCCGGCGTCGAGGCGGGTGCGAACGAGTTCAGCTCGTTCAACGTCAGCGTGAGCCTCACGCCTGCCGGCCTGGAAAAATACCCGCGCGTGCTCGAGCTCGTGTTCGCCGCCTTCCAACGCCTGCGCGCGGCCGGCTATCCGTCGCATCTCTTCCAAGAACGCGCGACCCTGGCCCGGCTCGACGAGACCTTCCGCGACAAGGGCGAAGGCGCCGACCGCGCCGTGCAGCTGGCCAACCTCATCCGCGACTACCCGCTCGAAGTCGCCGACCGTGTGCCCTGGCTCTGGCTCAAGGAAGACCCCGCAACCTACCGCCTGATCCTCAGCCACCTGCGGCCCGACAACCTGCTCGCTGTGCTCACCGCCAAGGGCGTGGCCACCGACAAGACCGAGCCCTACTATGGCACGAAATACAGCTACACCGAGGACACCGGCCCGGCCTATCAGGCGCTGCTCAACCCGCCCGACGTCGCCGCCATCCAGCTGCCCAAGCCCAATCCCTTCATTCCCGCCAGCGCCGCCGTGCTGCCTACCCAGCCCGTGCAGCTCATCGACGAACCCGCGCTCAGCCTCTACTACGCCCAAGACACCGAATTCCTCCGCCCGATGGCCGCCGAAGTTTATCGCTTTCGTCTGCCCCGTTCGCTCGCCTCGCTGGAAACCTCCGTGCTGCTCCGCTTCTACGAGGCCTGCATCCGCGAGTCGCTCAACGAGACCGCCTACACCGCGCGCGAAGCCGGGCTGAACTTCGCCTTCAACGCCGCGCTGGAAGGCGTCGAGCTCGCCGTGGACGGTTACGATGCCTCCGCCCCGCGTCTGCTCGATGCCATCGCCGCCAACCTCGTGGACTTCTCCCTGCCTGACGAGCGCTTTGCCGCCCTCAAGGACCGGCTGCTGCGCGAGCTCGCCAACTTCCCCCGCGGCGACGCCTACCTGATCCTGACGGAGACCCGCCGCGCCGCCATCCGCGAGTTCCACTTCCGCCCCGACGAGCAGCTGCCCGTGGCGGAAAAGATCACGCTGGCCGACGTCCGGGCCTTCGCGAAAAAACTTTATGCCCGCGGCAAGCTCGAGGCCCTCGTGCACGGCAACGTCACCGCCGACGCCGCCATCGCCCACGCCCGCCAGCTCGCCGCCGCGCTGAAGAGCCAGCCCGTGGCCAACGCCGACCTCCTGCGCCGCCGCCTGCTCACCCAGTCCGCCGGTGAGTCGGTCCGCACGAACGAGAAGCTGCTCGTGAACAACTCCGCCTTCCGCCGGGAATACCTGCTCGGCGACGACTCGCCCGAGATCCGGGCCGCCACCCTCGTGCTGGGCAACTTCATGGGCGAGCCCTTCTACTCCGAGCTTCGCACCCGCCAGCAGCTCGGCTACATCGTGGGCGCCAATGCCGGCGGGGAGGAAAACACCAACTTCGCCTACTTCATCGTGCAGTCCGGCGAATACTCCGCCGACGAACTCGAAAAACGCGCCGACGACTTCATCGTCAAGCTGCCGCTCATGCTCGAGGGCCTCCCCGACGAGGCTTGGACCACGATCATCGGCGGCGTGCGATCGCAGCTGGAGGAAAAGGACAAGGCCATCGCCGACCGGGCCAAGCGCCTCTTCGATCTCGCCTACAACCGCGCGGGCGACTGGAACCGCCAGGCCGAAACCATCGCCGCGCTCGAGGGCCTCACCAAGGAACGCGCCGGCCGGATCCTCGAGGACGCGCTCGGTCTCTCGACGCGCCAGATGCGCACCTTCCTCGGCTTCGCCCGCCAGCACGAGTCAAAGGAGGCGCAAAAGCCCACCTTCACCGACCGCCCCGCGTGGAAGAAGACCCGGAAGTTCGAGTGA
- a CDS encoding RNA polymerase sigma factor, whose translation MPPPDPEIARWFAEEVQPHEAALRAWLRSRFPTLKDADDLVQESYTRLLRTRRTGSIACARAFLFVTARNLALNQLRHLRHERPEGITELDASGVLDERTAIPESVARAEDLQLLIHAIQALPDRCRQIMTLRKIYGFSQREVAQRLHISEHTVEAQGAIGLRKCIEYFRRNGYSRGFRP comes from the coding sequence ATGCCTCCGCCTGATCCGGAAATTGCCCGTTGGTTTGCCGAGGAAGTGCAGCCGCACGAGGCGGCGCTGCGGGCATGGCTGCGCAGCCGGTTTCCCACGCTCAAGGATGCGGACGACCTCGTGCAGGAATCCTACACCCGGCTGCTCAGGACGCGGAGAACCGGTTCCATCGCCTGCGCCCGGGCCTTCCTTTTTGTCACGGCGCGCAACCTGGCGCTGAACCAGTTGCGCCACCTGCGCCACGAACGGCCCGAGGGGATCACTGAATTGGACGCCTCGGGGGTCTTGGATGAGCGCACGGCAATCCCAGAATCGGTGGCCCGTGCCGAGGATCTCCAGCTTTTGATCCATGCCATCCAAGCCCTGCCCGACCGCTGCCGTCAGATCATGACGCTGCGGAAGATCTACGGCTTTTCCCAGCGGGAAGTTGCCCAGCGGCTTCATATTTCCGAGCACACGGTTGAGGCGCAGGGAGCCATCGGTCTCCGCAAGTGCATCGAGTATTTTCGACGCAACGGTTACAGTCGTGGCTTTCGCCCATGA